A genomic segment from Sander vitreus isolate 19-12246 chromosome 3, sanVit1, whole genome shotgun sequence encodes:
- the LOC144515213 gene encoding scavenger receptor cysteine-rich type 1 protein M130-like translates to MNMGHLLLLLLLWSSELQAERKHNSEESVRLVGGDCTGKLELKHHEEWRPVNDLDSVWTLRTAAVVCKKLDCGSALSVRRRKDSSYRSVWEIRSYCVESGSALSECATSHFSDYLLNLTCSDSVRLVNGTSLCSGRLEVKTNQSTQMWSSVCEDDFDQQDAEVVCRELGCGAPSVLQGALYGEVKAPMRTKEFQCGGHESALLDCRSSGSDGNVTRSPGKAVGLTCSEPVRLVGGVSRCAGTLEVKHQGDWRQVSDFNSIWTLKTAAVACRELGCGSAVSVGQRKKSSIRSVWRIWSDCVQSGSALRECAALVSSSYILDLTCSDSVRLVNGTSLCSGRLEVKTNQSTQMWSSVCEDDFDQQDAEVVCRELGCGAPSVLQGALYGEVEAPMRTKEFQCGGHESALLDCRSSGSDGKVTCSSGKAVGLTCSESVRLVGGLTRCTGSLEVKHQGDWRPVTVSGWTIKVAAAACRELGCPSPVSVGPRKESSVRSVWMISSDCVQSGSTLRECAVSDSYSSILNIICSDPRPFIIRAVVLLLTLLLVNAAFYFYYKASRGQQTDTQEGIELHDYNLGVPAVEGEPIEEEGAQGAE, encoded by the exons ATGAACATGGGTcacctgttgctgctgctgctgctgtggagctCAG AACTCCAGGCTGAAAGAAAACACAACTCAGAAG AGTCTGTCAGGTTGGTGGGCGGAGACTGCACAGGAAAACTGGAGCTGAAACATCATGAAGAATGGAGACCAGTGAATGACCTTGACTCTGTCTGGACCCTGAGGACAGCTGCTGTTGTCTGCAAAAAGTTGGACTGTGGATCTGCTCTTTCTGTTAGACGGAGAAAAGATTCCTCATACAGATCTGTGTGGGAGATCAGGTCTTACTGTGTTGAGTCAGGATCTGCTCTGAGTGAATGTGCAACATCACATTTCTCGGACTACCTCCTGAATCTCACCTGCTCAG ACTCTGTCAGGCTGGTGAATGGGACCAGTCTGTGCTCAGGCAGACTGGAGGTGAAGACTAACCAGTCTACCCAGATGTGGTCCTCAGTGTGTGAGGATGACTTTGACCAGCAGGATGCAGAGGTGGTCTGTAGGGAGCTTGGCTGTGGAGCTCCTTCAGTCCTCCAGGGGGCGCTCTATGGCGAAGTGAAGGCTCCAATGAGGACCAAAGAGTTCCAGTGTGGAGGCCATGAGTCTGCTCTCCTGGACTGTAGAAGCTCAGGCTCAGATGGAAACGTCACCCGCTCACCTGGAAAAGCTGTTGGACTCAcctgctcag AACCAGTCAGGTTGGTGGGAGGAGTCAGCCGCTGTGCAGGAACACTGGAGGTGAAACATCAGGGAGACTGGAGACAAGTGTCTGACTTTAACTCTATCTGGACCCTAAAGACAGCAGCTGTCGCCTGCAGAGAGTTGGGCTGTGGCTCTGCTGTTTCTGTAGGACAGAGAAAAAAGTCCTCGATCAGATCTGTGTGGAGGATCTGGTCTGACTGTGTTCAGTCTGGATCTGCTCTGAGGGAGTGTGCAGCTTTAGTTTCCTCTTCCTACATCCTGGATCTCACCTGCTCAG ACTCTGTCAGGCTGGTGAATGGGACCAGTCTGTGCTCAGGCAGACTGGAGGTGAAGACTAACCAGTCTACCCAGATGTGGTCCTCAGTGTGTGAGGATGACTTTGACCAGCAGGATGCAGAGGTGGTCTGTAGGGAGCTTGGCTGTGGAGCTCCTTCAGTCCTCCAGGGGGCGCTCTATGGCGAAGTGGAGGCTCCAATGAGGACCAAAGAGTTCCAGTGTGGAGGCCATGAGTCTGCTCTCCTGGACTGTAGAAGCTCAGGCTCAGATGGAAAAGTCACCTGCTCATCTGGAAAAGCTGTTGGACTCACCTGCTCAG AATCAGTCAGGTTGGTGGGAGGACTCACTCGCTGTACAGGATCACTGGAGGTGAAACATCAGGGAGACTGGAGACCAGTGACTGTCTCTGGCTGGACCATTAAGGTGGCAGCTGCTGCATGCAGAGAGCTGGGCTGTCCGTCTCCTGTTTCTGTAGGACCGAGGAAAGAGTCCTCAGTACGCTCTGTTTGGATGATCAGCTCTGACTGTGTTCAGTCTGGATCTACTCTGAGGGAGTGTGCGGTGTCAGATTCCTATTCCTCCATCCTGAATATCATCTGCTCAG ATCCGAGGCCTTTTATCATCAGAGCGGTTGTCCTGCTGCTGACTTTGCTGTTGGTGAACGCTGCTTTTTACTTCTACTATAAG gccagcagggggcagcagaCGGACACACAGGAGGGCATTGAGCTACATGATTATAACCTGGGTGTTCCTGCAGTTGAAGGAGAGCCAATTGAAGAGGAAGGAGCTCAGGGAGCAGAGTAG